The Phormidium yuhuli AB48 DNA window AACCGCTCCTTAGCTCAATTACGGCGGGCGGTTAGCAATCATCCCTTTATTGATGAGATTCAAGAACGGCTGCGGTGATGGCGTCAGGGGGGGGGAGGCCCCCTCATCCCCGGCTTAGGGGACTCGGGGATTAACAATATTTTACAAAAATCGTAAAGATTGTTAACATAAAATTACCCCTTAATTGTTAGATGCCAAGCCCACAGATGGAGAGTACCCATGGCTAATATTAAGTTTGTTAACGAGGAGTTGGAAATTGTCGCCGCCGATGGTGCAAATCTACGGATTAAAGCCCTTGAAAATAAAGTTGATGTCTACAAAACCTGGGGCAAGCTGACGAACTGTGGGGGTTACGGACAATGTGGAACCTGCATTGTTGACGTGATTGAGGGCATGGAGAACCTATCGCCACCAACGGAAACAGAAAAGCGGAAGTTACGCAAGAAACCCGACAGCTATCGTTTAGCCTGTCAAGTTCAGGTCAATGGCGAGGTGAGCATTAAAACCAAGCCATGATATCCTAGAGGAGCTTCATTGTTTAAGATGCTCGAGGCTTTCTATGGAAGTTAATGATCTTGGTTTTGTAGCGAGTCTTTTATTTGTGCTCGTGCCCACGGTTTTCTTGTTAATTCTGTATATCCAGACCCAAAGCCGGGAGAGCTAGGCAACCCGATCAGTCTTGATCCATGTCAGCTCATCCCGTCCCAACAAACCCCCCAGTTTTACTCAAAGCTGGGGGGTTTTGTCTGAATCGTTTCCGAAGCACTAACGGGCCAACAAAACGGGACAGTTGGCGTAGACGCGAACATAGTCCGAGAGAGATTGACCCAGGAGGCGATCTAAGTCAGGTAAGGCTTTGGCAATGTTGGGGCGACGGTCTGGAGACCCCAAGACCAACAAATCAACATTGTTATCTTCCGCGAGGCGGCAAATCTCGGGACCGGCTTTCCCTGAGGCGATGAGGCTTTGGGTTTGCAAACCCAGGCGTTTAGCTTTCTCACGGGCCGCGTTTAAGACTGGGTCATTGTCGGGGGCCACGTTCTTATCTGGAGGATTCACATGGGTGAGAATCAGTTTGGCGTCTTTGAGATCCTTAACCCAAGACAGAGTCAAGTCTAGGGACTCTTGGGCGGACTCGGAGGCATCCAGGGCCACCATGACTCGTTTGAGCCGTTTGACATAGACCTCATCTTTGACCAATAACATGGGGCGGTCGGCCAGTTGGAACACATACTGACTGACGGAATTCTCCAGAATTGAGACCAGACGGCCCAAACCCCGAGATCCCATGATGATCAAATCGGCGTTTTCTTCTTTGGCCACGTCACAGACGATGGTTTTTGGGTCTCCTTGTTTCAGTCGTGGGTTGATTTTACTGGGATCGACTTTCAGGGATTGGACGGCCTGAGCGAGGACTCGTCCCCCCTCCTCTAGTTTTTCAGAGACTAAATCGGCGGAGACTTGGGGGGGAACTACGTGGAGAACCGTGATTTCAGCTCGCTGAATCTCCGGAATCTCCAGGAGTTGGTTCAGCATCTCTTCGCACAACCCCCGTCCGGCGACGGCAACAAGAATTCTTTCAATCATAGTTTTAGTATTGGGTATTGACAAAACGTCATGCTAGGGTGTACCGTTCGGCTGCGGTGTGCCCAAACTTGTGCAACGACACTAAGATTAAGGATAAGCCCGATAACCGGCCCAAAATTTGTAGAAATGTAGCGTTTTGAAACAGTTTGTGATGCGCGATTCAGAACATCTCCCCACGGGAGCAATCCAAAACCGCTCGGTCGTTGGCGATGGCTTATGGTTCGAGTATCCAGTCCGGGCCCATCCTCACCATACGGATTATGGGGGGGTGGTCTGGCATGGACAGTATATTGCCTGGATGGAAGAGGCCCGCGTGGAATGTCTGCGATCGATTGGGATTGATTACGAGGATTTAGTAGCTCTCGGGTGTGAGTTGTTGGTGGTGGAGTTGTCCACGCGCTATCACCGGGCTATGCGCCTTGGGGAAACGGCGATTGTCCGCACGTCCATGGAGCCGGGGGCCGGTGTCCGCCTCAATTGGGACTATCAGATTGTGCCGATGGAAGGGGGAGAGCCGTTTCTCAGTGCCCGCATTACCTTGGTGACGGTTGATCGCGAGAAGGGCAAAATTATGCGTCGTCTCCCCCCGGTTTTGCATGAGGTCTTCGCTAAATTGGCGCAAACTTCGTCTTAGCTTTGGAGTTGTGCGAGTTTGGGCAGCAGGTGCTGAAAGGCTAATCCCCGATGACTACAGGCTTTTTTGGTTTCGGGGGCCATCTCGGCAAAGGTTTGCTGCTGCTGTTCAACCCAGAAGATGGGATCGTAGCCGAATCCTCCGTTGCCTCTCGGGGCCTTGAGGATTTCTCCGGGACAACAGCCTTGGACGTCTAGGGCGATCGCCCCCTGAGGATTGGCGATCGCGATGGCACAGATAAACTGGGCCTGGCGATCGTCTCGGTCCCCCAGTTCCCGTAACAGGCGTTGGATGCGATCGCCATCGCTGCTCCCATAGCGGGCTGAGTGGATACCCGGACGACCGTTGAGGGCATCGACCGCTAGACCCGAATCATCGGCGATCGCCCACTGTCCGGTCACTTGAGCCACCGTCACAGCTTTGAGGCGAGCATTTTCAGCAAAGGTTGTCCCGGTTTCCTCAATCTCAAGGTCTTGGGGTTTTAACTGAAGTTCCCAGTTCGTCTCCTCCAGATACTCCTGTATTTCCTTGAGTTTACCGGGATTCCCCGTGGCAACAATGAGAATCGTCATCAGTTTGCAGTTGTGGCAATAGGGGTGATGGGCGTTGGAGTCCGGGGATAGCGTTCCATGAGCGATCGCACCTGTTCGGCGTGATAGGAACTCCGCGTCAGAGGCGAGGCCACCACCTGCAAGAAGCCAATGGACTCCCCATACTCCCGCCAAGCCTCAAACTGTTCAGGGGCGATAAAATCCTGAACGCCTAAATGCTTCTGACTCGGTTGCAGATATTGCCCCAGGGTGAGGATATCGCAGTCCACCGCCCGCAAGTCTCGCATCACCTGACGCACTTCCGCATCTTCTTCCCCCAAACCGACCATAATTCCAGATTTACTGTACACCCAGGGAGCTAACTCACGAGTCCGTCGTAACAACTCCAGGCTCCGTTGATAATCTCCCTGGGGACGGGTACGGCGATATAAACGTGGCAC harbors:
- a CDS encoding 2Fe-2S iron-sulfur cluster-binding protein gives rise to the protein MANIKFVNEELEIVAADGANLRIKALENKVDVYKTWGKLTNCGGYGQCGTCIVDVIEGMENLSPPTETEKRKLRKKPDSYRLACQVQVNGEVSIKTKP
- the psbM gene encoding photosystem II reaction center protein PsbM; amino-acid sequence: MEVNDLGFVASLLFVLVPTVFLLILYIQTQSRES
- a CDS encoding universal stress protein, which gives rise to MIERILVAVAGRGLCEEMLNQLLEIPEIQRAEITVLHVVPPQVSADLVSEKLEEGGRVLAQAVQSLKVDPSKINPRLKQGDPKTIVCDVAKEENADLIIMGSRGLGRLVSILENSVSQYVFQLADRPMLLVKDEVYVKRLKRVMVALDASESAQESLDLTLSWVKDLKDAKLILTHVNPPDKNVAPDNDPVLNAAREKAKRLGLQTQSLIASGKAGPEICRLAEDNNVDLLVLGSPDRRPNIAKALPDLDRLLGQSLSDYVRVYANCPVLLAR
- a CDS encoding acyl-CoA thioesterase, giving the protein MRDSEHLPTGAIQNRSVVGDGLWFEYPVRAHPHHTDYGGVVWHGQYIAWMEEARVECLRSIGIDYEDLVALGCELLVVELSTRYHRAMRLGETAIVRTSMEPGAGVRLNWDYQIVPMEGGEPFLSARITLVTVDREKGKIMRRLPPVLHEVFAKLAQTSS
- the rdgB gene encoding RdgB/HAM1 family non-canonical purine NTP pyrophosphatase, with product MTILIVATGNPGKLKEIQEYLEETNWELQLKPQDLEIEETGTTFAENARLKAVTVAQVTGQWAIADDSGLAVDALNGRPGIHSARYGSSDGDRIQRLLRELGDRDDRQAQFICAIAIANPQGAIALDVQGCCPGEILKAPRGNGGFGYDPIFWVEQQQQTFAEMAPETKKACSHRGLAFQHLLPKLAQLQS